From the Elstera cyanobacteriorum genome, one window contains:
- a CDS encoding AmpG family muropeptide MFS transporter: MPAAFGRFLETYARLPVLIVLLLGIASGLPLALTYSTLSVWLTEAGVSRTQIALFALAGTPYIWKFAWAPIMDAVPPPLFAELGRRRGWMLLTQIGLIFAILGAAVTDPAQSPTQIALAALGIAFFSASQDIVIDAYRIESLAPQQQGAGSAVTIYGYRLGMLISGAGALYLAEVFSWTIVYAAMAAIIAVAILLVLCIPEPPLPETAKAPPPRDLNGWVQTTLIEPFRSFILSQPRWLLILLFVVLYKLGDAVAGVMTNPFYLAIGFSKSDIATISKLWGLIATLVGVFIGGWMVGQMGLLKALLVGGILQAASNFVFVWQAYAGADLAVLSVTVFVENATAGIGTAPLVAYLSSLSQRQYSATHYALLSAFAATARSFLASGGGWLSEQMSWAWFFISSALVAVPALLLLLVLMRYDRKPESA, from the coding sequence ATGCCCGCAGCCTTCGGCCGGTTTCTAGAGACTTACGCCCGCCTGCCGGTGCTGATCGTGCTGCTGCTCGGCATCGCCTCGGGCCTGCCGCTGGCGCTGACCTATTCCACCCTGTCGGTCTGGCTGACGGAGGCCGGGGTCAGCCGCACGCAGATCGCGCTGTTTGCGCTGGCGGGCACGCCCTATATCTGGAAATTCGCCTGGGCACCGATCATGGATGCGGTGCCGCCGCCGCTGTTCGCCGAATTGGGGCGGCGGCGCGGCTGGATGCTTCTAACACAAATCGGCCTGATCTTCGCCATTCTGGGCGCAGCGGTCACCGACCCGGCGCAATCGCCGACGCAGATCGCCCTTGCCGCCCTCGGCATCGCCTTTTTCTCGGCCAGCCAAGATATCGTCATCGACGCCTACCGCATCGAAAGCCTAGCGCCGCAGCAGCAGGGCGCCGGAAGTGCCGTGACCATCTATGGCTATCGGCTGGGGATGCTAATTTCCGGGGCGGGCGCGCTCTATCTGGCCGAAGTGTTTTCCTGGACCATCGTCTATGCCGCAATGGCCGCGATTATCGCCGTCGCCATCCTGCTGGTGCTGTGCATCCCCGAACCACCCCTGCCGGAAACGGCAAAAGCGCCGCCGCCGCGCGACCTGAACGGCTGGGTGCAGACCACGCTGATCGAACCCTTCCGCAGTTTCATTCTATCGCAGCCGCGCTGGCTGCTGATTCTGCTGTTCGTCGTGCTCTATAAACTCGGCGACGCCGTGGCGGGGGTGATGACCAACCCCTTCTATCTGGCCATCGGCTTTTCGAAGAGTGACATTGCAACGATCAGTAAGCTCTGGGGCCTGATCGCGACCCTCGTCGGCGTGTTCATCGGCGGCTGGATGGTCGGTCAGATGGGCCTGCTGAAGGCGCTGCTGGTCGGGGGCATTCTGCAAGCGGCATCCAACTTCGTCTTCGTTTGGCAGGCCTATGCCGGGGCAGATCTGGCGGTGCTGTCGGTCACGGTGTTTGTCGAAAACGCCACGGCTGGGATCGGTACGGCGCCGCTGGTCGCCTATCTCTCCAGCCTATCGCAGCGCCAATATAGCGCCACCCATTACGCCCTGCTGTCCGCCTTCGCCGCCACCGCCCGCAGTTTCCTCGCCTCCGGCGGCGGCTGGCTGTCGGAGCAGATGAGCTGGGCGTGGTTCTTCATCAGCAGCGCGCTGGTCGCGGTGCCCGCCCTGCTGCTTCTCTTGGTGCTGATGCGCTACGACAGAAAGCCCGAAAGCGCCTGA
- a CDS encoding MarR family winged helix-turn-helix transcriptional regulator, translating into MTSPTQLPSAVSVEQLSDAIARLGAVSRGNENRRANAAGLTALQASILAHLAGCETAPTISRLAAELVVTPATVSDAVATLVRKGFVAKRAADQDRRALVVSLTETGEKLANRVRSWPDPLAKAMAKLAPADLAALDRAVAALIGRLAEAGELPSAPARPVEAPRAASPVQRNAA; encoded by the coding sequence ATGACATCTCCGACGCAGCTTCCCTCGGCCGTTTCCGTCGAGCAGCTTTCCGATGCTATTGCCCGCCTGGGCGCCGTTTCGCGCGGGAATGAAAACCGCCGCGCCAATGCTGCTGGGCTGACCGCCCTGCAAGCCTCGATCCTGGCGCATCTCGCCGGGTGCGAGACCGCCCCGACCATCAGCCGCTTGGCGGCTGAACTGGTCGTCACCCCCGCGACCGTCTCGGACGCGGTGGCAACGCTGGTGCGCAAGGGCTTCGTTGCCAAGCGCGCCGCCGATCAGGACCGCCGCGCCCTTGTGGTGTCGCTGACGGAAACCGGCGAGAAGCTGGCGAACCGCGTCCGCTCCTGGCCGGATCCGCTGGCGAAAGCCATGGCGAAGCTGGCCCCGGCCGACCTTGCAGCCCTGGACCGTGCTGTTGCCGCGCTGATCGGGCGCCTGGCCGAAGCGGGCGAACTGCCGTCCGCCCCGGCCCGTCCGGTCGAAGCGCCGCGCGCCGCCAGCCCGGTTCAGCGCAACGCCGCCTGA
- a CDS encoding bifunctional acetate--CoA ligase family protein/GNAT family N-acetyltransferase yields the protein MTVRNLDALFKPKSIALIGASQKERSVGAVLARNLFRAGFQGPILPVHPKNAAVEGVLAYADIDALPLVPDLAVIATPPASVPDLVGRLAQRGCRGAVVITAGFGEGGDSAGMGLRQAMLDAARPHVMRIVGPNCLGILVPGAGVNASFAHVAALPGDIACVTQSGAVATALLDWATARGIGFSHVVSLGDSADVDFGDMMDYLALDPGTKSVLLYIEGVTHARKFMSAARALSRLKPVVVIKAGRHQAAAAAAASHTGAMAGSDAVYDAAFRRAGMLRVTDLSDLFAAVETLARLPPVKGERVAIVTNGGGCGVLATDALLDEGGVLASLAPETIAKLDPKLPRTWSRANPVDIIGDAPGSRYCDALDGVLADPGVDAILLLNSPTAVASSVEAADAVISHLKRGDKPVLTSWMGELEAQEARRRFAAADLPSFATPTEAVKGLMHLVRHRRNQAQLQQLPAAMPDATPPDHATVSAILAQARADGREWLDEAETKRVLAAYGVPVVRTVAVETPEEILEAAKDLSLPLAVKIRSPDITHKSDVGGVALDLPSVASAKEAAAAMLRRVKALKPDAEIAGFTVQEMIRRPGAFELILGTASDPTFGPVVLFGHGGVAVEVRNDKALALPPLNMPLAYELMQRTRISRQLAGFRARPPADRDAIAAALIQVAQLAIDHPDLRELDINPLLADEAGVIALDARIRVQEKGKAAPVAVPPYPNHLETQVVIRDGTLVSLRPIRPEDAPDIITMIEQVDPEDVRLRFFAPLKSIPRPMLARLTQIDYDREMAFVARPMLDDGSLGPIWGTVRLTCDADLTVGEYAILIRSDIKGRGLGYTLMHQIIGYGQERKVGKIVGTILRENEPMLTMARDLGFGLKVSEEDTGVMEAALPLAQ from the coding sequence ATGACCGTTCGTAATCTCGACGCCCTTTTTAAGCCCAAGTCCATTGCCCTGATTGGCGCCAGTCAGAAGGAACGGTCGGTCGGTGCGGTGCTGGCGCGCAACCTATTCCGCGCCGGGTTTCAAGGGCCGATCCTGCCGGTGCATCCGAAGAATGCCGCTGTCGAAGGCGTGCTGGCCTATGCCGATATCGATGCGCTGCCGCTGGTGCCCGATCTCGCAGTGATCGCCACCCCGCCCGCCAGCGTGCCTGATCTCGTCGGGCGGCTAGCGCAGCGCGGCTGCCGGGGCGCCGTGGTCATTACCGCCGGGTTCGGCGAGGGCGGCGATTCTGCCGGAATGGGGTTGCGGCAGGCGATGCTCGATGCGGCGCGCCCCCATGTGATGCGCATCGTTGGCCCAAACTGCTTGGGCATTCTGGTGCCGGGTGCCGGGGTCAATGCCTCCTTCGCCCATGTGGCGGCCTTACCGGGGGATATTGCCTGCGTCACCCAGTCGGGCGCCGTCGCGACGGCGCTGCTGGATTGGGCGACGGCGCGCGGCATCGGCTTTTCCCACGTCGTTTCCTTGGGCGACAGCGCCGATGTCGATTTCGGCGATATGATGGATTATCTGGCGCTCGACCCCGGCACAAAATCGGTCCTGCTTTACATCGAAGGCGTCACCCACGCGCGCAAATTCATGTCGGCGGCCCGCGCCCTATCGCGGCTGAAGCCGGTCGTCGTGATCAAGGCCGGGCGCCATCAAGCAGCAGCAGCAGCAGCAGCCTCCCACACGGGGGCGATGGCCGGGTCGGACGCGGTTTATGATGCCGCCTTCCGCCGCGCCGGGATGTTACGCGTTACCGATCTGTCGGACCTGTTCGCCGCCGTCGAAACCCTCGCCCGCCTGCCGCCGGTAAAGGGCGAGCGGGTGGCCATCGTTACCAATGGCGGCGGCTGTGGCGTGCTGGCAACCGATGCCCTGCTGGACGAAGGCGGCGTTTTGGCCAGCCTAGCGCCGGAGACCATCGCGAAGCTCGATCCCAAACTGCCGCGCACGTGGTCGCGCGCCAATCCGGTCGATATCATCGGTGACGCCCCTGGGTCGCGCTATTGCGATGCGCTGGATGGCGTGCTGGCCGATCCGGGCGTTGACGCTATTCTGCTGCTCAACTCCCCCACTGCCGTCGCCTCCTCCGTCGAAGCGGCAGACGCCGTGATTAGCCATTTGAAGCGCGGCGATAAGCCGGTGCTAACCTCCTGGATGGGCGAGCTTGAAGCGCAGGAGGCCCGCCGCCGCTTCGCCGCCGCCGATCTGCCGAGCTTCGCCACGCCGACCGAGGCGGTGAAGGGGTTGATGCATCTGGTCCGCCATCGGCGCAATCAGGCGCAATTGCAGCAGCTTCCCGCCGCCATGCCCGACGCCACCCCGCCCGATCACGCCACCGTGTCGGCTATCCTCGCCCAAGCGCGGGCGGACGGGCGCGAGTGGCTTGATGAAGCCGAAACCAAGCGCGTGCTGGCCGCCTATGGCGTACCAGTGGTGCGGACGGTCGCGGTCGAGACGCCGGAGGAGATTCTAGAGGCGGCCAAAGACCTGAGCCTGCCGCTGGCGGTCAAAATCCGATCCCCGGATATTACCCATAAGTCGGACGTTGGCGGGGTCGCGCTCGATCTACCGTCGGTCGCCTCCGCCAAAGAAGCCGCCGCCGCTATGCTGCGCCGGGTGAAGGCGCTGAAGCCAGACGCCGAAATCGCCGGGTTCACCGTGCAGGAGATGATCCGCCGCCCCGGCGCCTTCGAACTCATTCTCGGGACCGCCAGCGACCCCACCTTCGGCCCGGTCGTGCTGTTCGGTCACGGCGGCGTTGCCGTTGAGGTGCGCAACGACAAAGCCTTGGCGCTACCGCCGCTCAATATGCCCCTGGCCTACGAACTGATGCAGCGCACGCGGATTTCCCGCCAACTGGCCGGGTTCCGCGCCCGCCCACCCGCCGACCGCGATGCCATTGCCGCCGCCTTGATCCAGGTTGCGCAGCTTGCCATCGATCACCCGGACCTTCGGGAACTCGACATCAATCCCCTGCTGGCCGATGAAGCCGGGGTGATCGCGCTGGATGCCCGCATCCGCGTACAAGAAAAGGGTAAGGCGGCGCCGGTCGCCGTGCCGCCCTATCCCAATCATCTCGAGACCCAGGTGGTGATCCGCGACGGCACGCTGGTCTCCCTCCGCCCGATCCGCCCGGAAGATGCGCCGGATATCATCACGATGATCGAACAGGTCGATCCCGAGGACGTGCGCCTGCGCTTCTTTGCGCCGCTCAAATCTATCCCGCGCCCGATGCTCGCCCGCCTGACGCAGATCGACTACGACCGCGAAATGGCCTTCGTCGCCCGCCCAATGCTGGACGACGGCAGCCTCGGCCCGATCTGGGGCACCGTTCGCCTAACCTGCGACGCCGATCTGACCGTGGGGGAATATGCCATCCTGATCCGCTCGGACATCAAAGGCCGGGGCCTCGGTTATACGCTGATGCATCAGATCATCGGTTACGGTCAGGAGCGCAAGGTCGGTAAAATCGTCGGGACGATCCTGCGCGAGAACGAACCGATGCTGACGATGGCGCGCGACCTCGGGTTCGGCTTGAAGGTCAGCGAGGAAGATACCGGCGTGATGGAGGCGGCATTGCCGCTGGCCCAATAA
- a CDS encoding type III PLP-dependent enzyme, with amino-acid sequence MTAKIERYLAENQVETPCLVVDLDVIAENYRTMNRLLPLARIFYAVKANPEPAVVAMLNGLGSSFDTASRGEIDLVLGQGASPDRVSFGNTIKKQRDIAYAYEKGVRLFAFDSEAELEKLAESAPGAKVFCRILMECGGAEWPLSRKFGCAPEMATDLLVRARDLGLEPYGISFHVGSQQTDIGQWDVAIGRAAAMFSAIAKANIDLKMVNIGGGFPAKYRANIRPVEAYCDGVMSAMQKHFGNAIPEIIIEPGRSMVGDAGVIQTEVVLISKKDYEEDKRWVYLDIGKFGGLAETMDEAIKYDIATDRDGGETAPVILAGPTCDSADILYEKTEYRLPVELKVGDKVKILATGAYTTSYSAVNFNGFAPLKAVCI; translated from the coding sequence ATGACTGCCAAGATCGAACGCTATCTCGCCGAAAACCAGGTGGAAACCCCGTGCCTCGTGGTCGATCTTGACGTGATCGCCGAGAATTACCGCACGATGAACCGTCTGCTGCCGCTGGCGCGCATTTTCTACGCGGTCAAAGCCAACCCGGAACCCGCCGTGGTCGCCATGCTGAACGGCCTCGGTTCCTCCTTCGATACCGCCAGCCGTGGCGAGATCGATCTGGTGCTGGGCCAGGGTGCCAGCCCGGACCGTGTGTCCTTCGGCAATACCATCAAGAAGCAGCGCGACATTGCTTACGCCTATGAAAAGGGCGTGCGTCTGTTCGCCTTCGATTCGGAAGCCGAGCTGGAAAAGCTCGCCGAATCGGCGCCGGGCGCGAAGGTGTTCTGCCGTATCCTCATGGAATGCGGCGGTGCCGAATGGCCGCTGTCGCGCAAGTTCGGTTGTGCGCCGGAAATGGCGACCGACCTGCTGGTGCGCGCCCGTGACCTGGGGCTGGAGCCCTATGGCATCTCCTTCCATGTCGGCTCGCAGCAGACCGATATCGGCCAGTGGGACGTTGCCATTGGTCGCGCCGCCGCCATGTTCTCGGCGATTGCCAAAGCCAATATCGACCTGAAGATGGTCAATATCGGCGGCGGTTTCCCGGCGAAATACCGCGCCAACATCCGCCCGGTCGAAGCCTATTGCGACGGCGTGATGAGCGCGATGCAGAAGCACTTCGGCAATGCCATCCCGGAAATCATCATCGAGCCGGGCCGCTCGATGGTCGGTGATGCGGGCGTGATCCAGACCGAGGTCGTGCTGATCTCGAAGAAGGATTACGAGGAAGACAAGCGCTGGGTCTATCTCGACATCGGCAAGTTCGGCGGTCTCGCCGAAACGATGGACGAGGCGATTAAGTATGATATCGCCACCGACCGCGATGGCGGCGAAACCGCGCCGGTGATCCTGGCCGGGCCGACCTGCGACAGCGCCGATATTCTGTACGAAAAGACCGAATACCGCCTGCCGGTCGAACTCAAGGTCGGCGACAAGGTCAAGATCCTCGCGACGGGTGCCTATACCACCTCCTACTCGGCGGTGAACTTCAACGGGTTCGCCCCGCTGAAAGCGGTTTGCATCTAA
- a CDS encoding mechanosensitive ion channel domain-containing protein — protein sequence MMRHLLTAFLAFWLAFGGAAALAADPPKEAAPDLPALIETLKNDQAREALIKQLTLLADQQKKTAGQPDPAADTISGLFGRGVTHLSDGLAKLGGAVSEAAGTLAALPDDLAADTAGWRDPDRQQRWATLAGKVAVLLICALVSEWLLARLLRGPRQRLADRPSETKLQRWLLLAGRFILDLLPVLTFAAAAQITLSLIAPDRLTRLVLVLLINANLIVRVVLLLGRLILAPDQTRFRLVPLSDETAAYCYVWLRRMVALAAYGILGLDALRLLSLPDALADLIARLIGLALAGMAIVLILQNSEPLRLWLRAEGNGSRLTKHISENMMALRRRLADVWHILAIVYVVAAYGVWTLDIPGGFLFLLRATGLTLVLLLAGRWVKQGLRHLVTLGFTVGPDLAARFPGLEARANRYLPVLQTMLSVGVNLLALVLLLQIWGLDSLGWLIDGAGRKILSSLTVILVVIVAAVIVWEILSSWIERLLQETEHDGQRLTPSPRMRTLLPLLRNALLIVLVMMVTLIVLSEIGINIAPLLAGAGVVGLAIGFGAQTLVKDLITGLFILIEDSIAVGDAVEVGGKSGTVEAMTIRTIRLRDLRGAVHTIPFSAVTTIQNNTKNFSFAVADLSVDYATNLDLAIDTLKQADETLRLNPEYASAVLEPLEIFGLDRFEDSAMILRVRVKTQPGKQWGVGRMLNRGIKEAFDKVGISIPFPQQVVHHTGAPPVPVIPTQAAAAD from the coding sequence ATGATGCGGCATCTGCTTACGGCTTTCCTGGCTTTCTGGCTGGCCTTTGGCGGCGCGGCCGCCCTGGCCGCCGACCCGCCGAAAGAGGCAGCCCCCGATCTTCCCGCCCTGATCGAGACCTTAAAGAACGATCAGGCGCGCGAGGCGCTGATCAAGCAGCTCACCCTGCTTGCCGATCAGCAGAAGAAGACCGCCGGGCAGCCAGACCCCGCCGCCGATACGATCAGCGGCCTATTCGGGCGCGGCGTCACCCATCTGTCGGATGGGTTGGCGAAGCTCGGCGGTGCCGTCTCCGAAGCCGCCGGCACCCTCGCCGCCCTGCCCGACGACCTCGCCGCCGATACCGCTGGGTGGCGCGACCCTGATCGGCAGCAGCGCTGGGCCACCCTAGCGGGGAAGGTCGCGGTACTGCTCATCTGTGCGCTGGTCAGCGAATGGCTGCTCGCGCGGCTGTTGCGCGGCCCCCGCCAGCGCCTTGCCGACCGCCCGAGCGAAACCAAGCTGCAACGCTGGCTGCTGCTAGCCGGGCGGTTCATTCTCGATCTGTTGCCGGTGCTGACCTTTGCCGCCGCCGCCCAAATCACCCTCTCGCTGATCGCGCCCGACCGGCTAACGCGGCTTGTGCTCGTGCTGCTGATCAACGCCAATCTGATCGTGCGCGTCGTACTGCTGCTGGGCCGCCTGATCCTGGCGCCCGATCAAACGCGCTTCCGCCTCGTCCCCCTCAGCGACGAAACCGCCGCCTATTGTTACGTCTGGCTGCGCCGGATGGTGGCGCTGGCCGCCTATGGGATTCTTGGCCTCGATGCCCTGCGCCTGCTGTCGCTGCCCGATGCCTTGGCCGACCTGATCGCCCGGTTAATCGGCCTTGCGCTCGCAGGTATGGCCATCGTGCTGATCCTCCAAAACTCCGAACCCTTGCGCCTATGGCTGCGGGCGGAGGGGAATGGGTCGCGCCTGACCAAGCATATCAGCGAGAATATGATGGCGCTGCGCCGCCGCCTCGCCGATGTGTGGCACATTCTAGCGATCGTCTATGTCGTCGCGGCCTATGGCGTTTGGACGCTGGATATTCCCGGCGGCTTCCTGTTCCTGCTGCGCGCGACCGGGCTGACCCTGGTGTTGCTGCTGGCCGGGCGCTGGGTGAAACAGGGGCTGCGCCATCTCGTCACGTTAGGCTTCACCGTCGGTCCCGATTTGGCGGCGCGCTTCCCGGGTCTTGAAGCCCGCGCCAACCGCTATCTACCGGTACTGCAAACCATGCTGAGCGTCGGCGTCAATCTGCTGGCGCTGGTACTGCTGCTGCAAATCTGGGGGCTCGATAGCCTGGGCTGGCTGATCGACGGTGCCGGGCGGAAGATCCTCTCCAGCTTGACGGTCATCCTGGTCGTCATCGTCGCGGCGGTGATCGTCTGGGAAATTCTATCGTCCTGGATCGAACGGCTGTTGCAGGAGACGGAGCACGACGGCCAGCGCCTCACGCCCTCCCCCCGCATGCGGACCCTGCTGCCGCTGCTGCGCAATGCGCTGTTGATCGTGCTGGTGATGATGGTGACGCTGATCGTCCTATCAGAAATCGGCATCAACATCGCCCCGCTGCTGGCGGGTGCCGGGGTGGTTGGCTTGGCCATCGGTTTCGGCGCGCAGACCCTGGTGAAAGATCTGATCACGGGTCTCTTCATCCTGATCGAAGATTCGATTGCGGTCGGGGATGCCGTCGAAGTCGGCGGCAAGAGCGGGACGGTCGAAGCCATGACCATCCGCACGATCCGGTTGCGCGACCTGCGCGGTGCCGTGCATACGATCCCGTTCAGCGCCGTTACGACGATCCAGAATAATACGAAGAACTTCAGCTTCGCGGTTGCTGACCTGTCGGTCGATTACGCGACCAACCTCGACCTTGCTATCGACACTCTGAAACAGGCCGACGAAACCCTACGCTTGAACCCGGAGTATGCGTCTGCCGTGCTGGAGCCACTGGAAATCTTCGGCCTCGACCGGTTTGAAGATAGCGCCATGATCCTGCGCGTGCGGGTGAAGACCCAGCCGGGCAAGCAATGGGGCGTTGGGCGGATGCTGAACCGGGGGATCAAGGAAGCCTTCGATAAGGTCGGCATTTCCATCCCCTTCCCGCAGCAAGTCGTGCATCATACTGGGGCGCCGCCCGTTCCGGTCATTCCCACCCAGGCCGCTGCGGCCGACTGA
- a CDS encoding phosphomannose isomerase type II C-terminal cupin domain — translation MEIGHRPWGQYEVLLDADTYKVKRITVLPGQRLSLQMHHRRAEHWAIVAGAAEVTVNETVTQLAVGEHVYIPVEAKHRIANPGSEPLVFIEVQTGSYTGEDDIVRFSDDYGRTAS, via the coding sequence ATGGAAATCGGTCACCGCCCCTGGGGCCAGTACGAAGTTCTGCTGGATGCCGACACCTACAAGGTGAAGCGTATTACCGTTCTGCCGGGCCAGCGCCTGTCGTTGCAGATGCACCACCGCCGCGCCGAACATTGGGCCATCGTCGCGGGCGCGGCCGAAGTGACGGTGAACGAAACCGTCACGCAGCTTGCCGTCGGCGAGCATGTTTACATCCCAGTCGAAGCCAAGCACCGCATCGCCAACCCGGGCAGCGAGCCGCTGGTCTTCATCGAAGTCCAGACCGGCAGCTATACCGGTGAGGACGATATCGTGCGCTTTAGCGACGATTACGGCCGCACCGCTTCGTAA
- the purU gene encoding formyltetrahydrofolate deformylase has translation MTAYPTRTDSSKVGSYILTLQCKDAVGIVAAVSNFLALAGFNIRRSYQFEDEATGQFFMRTTVDPIGSGLTKTELEAGFRPTAERFNMTWALHDPNKKCRVLPLVSRFGHCLNDLLYRWRSDLLPIEIPAIVSNHTDFEEQARWHGLPYHHLPLGPKGAAPTKADQEEQLLKLIDEYQIDLVVLARYMQVLSPDLCRALSGRCINIHHSFLPSFKGAKPYQQAFERGVKLIGATAHYVTADLDEGPIIEQAVERVDHATTNEQMVAMGRDIESIVLARAVQFHAEHRVLINGHKTVVFW, from the coding sequence ATGACCGCTTATCCGACCCGCACCGACAGCAGCAAAGTTGGCTCTTACATTCTGACCCTGCAGTGCAAGGATGCCGTTGGCATCGTCGCGGCGGTTAGCAATTTCCTGGCCTTAGCCGGGTTCAATATCCGCCGCTCCTACCAGTTCGAAGACGAGGCGACGGGCCAGTTCTTCATGCGCACGACCGTCGATCCCATCGGCTCGGGCCTAACGAAGACGGAGCTTGAAGCGGGGTTCCGCCCCACCGCCGAACGCTTCAACATGACCTGGGCGCTGCACGATCCGAACAAGAAGTGCCGGGTGCTGCCGCTGGTCTCGCGCTTTGGTCATTGCCTCAACGATCTCTTATACCGCTGGCGATCCGATCTGTTGCCCATCGAAATCCCGGCCATCGTCTCCAACCATACGGATTTCGAGGAACAGGCGCGCTGGCACGGGCTGCCGTACCACCATCTGCCGCTGGGGCCGAAGGGTGCGGCGCCGACCAAGGCCGACCAGGAAGAACAGTTGCTGAAGCTGATCGACGAGTATCAGATCGATCTCGTCGTTCTCGCCCGCTACATGCAGGTGCTCTCCCCCGATCTCTGCCGGGCGCTGTCGGGCCGCTGCATCAACATCCATCATTCCTTCCTGCCCAGCTTTAAGGGCGCGAAACCCTATCAGCAGGCCTTCGAACGCGGCGTGAAGCTGATCGGCGCGACGGCCCATTACGTGACCGCCGATCTTGACGAAGGACCGATCATCGAACAGGCGGTGGAGCGGGTCGATCATGCCACGACCAACGAGCAGATGGTCGCCATGGGCCGCGACATCGAAAGCATCGTGCTGGCGCGCGCGGTGCAGTTCCACGCCGAACATCGGGTCTTGATCAACGGCCACAAAACAGTCGTCTTCTGGTAG
- a CDS encoding glycosyltransferase family 9 protein, which produces MTQYTSPQAALLEHDPRPRPPLDARVLVYVGLDLLGDGLMKLPFVRALRAAFPEGEIVWLAGKGGSAYKTQLAPLVKGLLTEVVENADIGSSWTEILGRPMKDDSFDLVIDTQTRMLTTLVLKRIKTGCFISGAADFSLSTIKPGKGYVRPDAMCARLLDLLHLATGEAPNPQAPIPMAREIGELAGRLLPEGYHYVAFAPGAGGKHKIWPLQNYVTVARSLSANDIVPVWFLGPDEATWIDDIAANVPGSLFPLQHSAARPLKYRADLTIATASFCAAGVANDCGGGHLLAAAGIPLISLFGPTDPSKFAPMARDGIVIRAQDFGGEAMEKIPPQVVLQALSGFLS; this is translated from the coding sequence ATGACGCAGTACACATCGCCGCAGGCAGCCCTCTTGGAACACGATCCGCGCCCCCGCCCGCCGCTTGATGCCCGCGTGCTGGTCTATGTTGGGCTGGACCTGTTGGGCGATGGTTTGATGAAGCTGCCCTTCGTCCGGGCGCTGCGGGCGGCCTTCCCGGAGGGAGAGATCGTCTGGCTGGCGGGCAAAGGCGGTAGCGCGTACAAGACGCAGCTCGCGCCGCTGGTCAAAGGGTTGCTGACCGAGGTTGTCGAAAACGCCGATATCGGGTCGAGCTGGACCGAGATTCTCGGGCGGCCGATGAAGGACGACAGCTTCGATCTGGTCATCGATACGCAAACGCGGATGCTGACGACGCTGGTGCTGAAACGTATCAAGACCGGCTGCTTCATCTCTGGCGCCGCCGACTTCAGCCTTTCCACTATCAAGCCCGGCAAAGGCTATGTGCGGCCCGATGCCATGTGCGCGCGGCTGCTCGATCTGCTGCATCTGGCGACCGGCGAGGCACCCAATCCGCAGGCGCCGATCCCGATGGCGCGGGAGATTGGCGAGCTGGCCGGGCGGTTGCTGCCTGAGGGTTACCATTATGTCGCCTTCGCGCCGGGGGCGGGCGGCAAACATAAGATTTGGCCCTTGCAAAACTATGTGACCGTCGCGCGCAGTCTATCGGCTAACGACATTGTGCCGGTCTGGTTTCTGGGGCCGGATGAGGCCACGTGGATCGACGATATCGCCGCCAATGTGCCCGGCAGCCTGTTCCCGTTGCAGCATAGTGCCGCGCGCCCGCTAAAATATCGGGCCGATCTCACCATTGCGACGGCGAGTTTCTGCGCGGCTGGGGTCGCGAACGACTGCGGCGGCGGGCATTTACTGGCGGCGGCGGGGATTCCGCTGATCTCGCTGTTTGGGCCGACCGATCCGAGCAAGTTTGCACCGATGGCGCGCGATGGGATCGTCATCCGCGCCCAAGATTTTGGCGGCGAGGCGATGGAGAAAATCCCGCCGCAGGTGGTGCTTCAGGCGCTTTCGGGCTTTCTGTCGTAG